In Achromobacter xylosoxidans A8, a single window of DNA contains:
- a CDS encoding c-type cytochrome, with product MNRYMLALAGATLAMTGVAAQAQDLAAGKAVFDKFNCASCHGADAKTAVDPAYPTLAGQHADYLVHALKAYKRGASGSAATANVRKNPIMGAFATQLSDQDISNVAAWLSAQPSDLGVRK from the coding sequence ATGAATCGCTACATGCTTGCCCTTGCGGGCGCGACCCTGGCCATGACGGGCGTTGCCGCCCAGGCGCAGGACCTGGCGGCCGGCAAGGCCGTCTTCGACAAATTCAATTGCGCTTCCTGCCATGGCGCGGACGCCAAGACGGCCGTGGATCCGGCCTACCCGACCCTGGCCGGCCAGCACGCGGACTACCTGGTCCACGCCCTGAAGGCCTACAAGCGCGGCGCTTCCGGCAGCGCGGCCACCGCCAACGTGCGCAAGAACCCCATCATGGGCGCTTTCGCGACCCAGCTGTCGGACCAGGACATCTCCAACGTGGCGGCATGGCTGTCGGCGCAGCCCAGCGACCTGGGCGTGCGCAAGTAA
- a CDS encoding DUF1841 family protein: MFNPSRDQVREFFIETWRKHRAAEVLTPLEAIALDWIIEHPEYHGDLESPEAMTAEYSVEKGRTNPFLHLSMHLAIAEQLSIDHPPGIRNAYQQLVARSDAHHAAHEIMECLGQVVWEAQRLGTPLDSDTYIDLIRQRASR, encoded by the coding sequence ATGTTCAATCCTTCCCGCGACCAAGTCCGCGAATTCTTTATCGAAACTTGGCGCAAACACCGCGCTGCCGAAGTGCTGACGCCGCTCGAAGCCATCGCGCTGGACTGGATCATCGAGCATCCCGAGTACCACGGCGACCTGGAAAGTCCCGAGGCCATGACGGCCGAGTACTCGGTGGAAAAGGGCCGCACCAACCCCTTTCTGCACCTTTCCATGCATCTGGCCATCGCCGAGCAGCTGTCCATCGATCATCCGCCCGGGATCCGGAACGCCTACCAGCAACTGGTGGCGCGCAGCGACGCCCACCACGCGGCGCATGAAATCATGGAATGCCTGGGCCAGGTGGTCTGGGAAGCGCAGCGCCTGGGCACCCCTCTGGACAGCGACACCTACATCGATCTGATCCGCCAGCGCGCCAGCCGCTGA